The Plasmodium vinckei vinckei genome assembly, chromosome: PVVCY_14 genome window below encodes:
- a CDS encoding RNA-binding protein, putative: protein MFSFGILKKSNKEEEENQDKNDEESKDIENDNNGEGSSNEQVKQENDTKAGNKRTRKPARRGRKSAKEEEKKENEEPQEEKTEIEEKKEVEEKKGRRGRREPAAKRGRKGQAADNEEAKKDSDIKKEGKTENDKSENDLTKEIKMAEELKDKDAKASALTLEILGDIPNADLKPPENILFVCKLNPITEEDDLKTIFLRFGPIISCNIVKDKVTNNSLQYAFIEFEKKEDCLNAYFEMDNVVIDDRRIHVDFCQSLSKYKSDMSKWKIDNTDLFDRIKHANFSDPNIKRNKNNEDDSVRVFKYESDNNKSNKDEKDRKENDDDKRNRSISKYDYNKKKNSGYSRYDKYHSGPYPYRRNSFKHRYNNNYKMGSGGPGKNYYYRKNFNNYHDRNDYYHNKYSGRNDSITNKKYHGYKNDHENDGDTKYDKHKKEDRSRSYDSQHKDKKEHSHERDDPNDEYSKQDKKGKEKDDGPNDSGSAAGDQKKYYDDKNKDHDDYNQKSNKFKNNRNSERDNSEYGNRKNYNDYKKPNDDKYYYDKKRKYNDDYYRNNDNYRRDYYKDKNPYDKRQKMYDGNKYGDRYDKKNYDNKYRNDDYKNRDNGYDKYRDDRYRDDRYRDDRYRDDRYRDDKYRDNRYKDDKYKTDKYKNNDKYNDKYDNYKDKKYYDEKNSKSYYDNKDTKTKYKDSNKSKGKFNSADSPRSSNDRYGSKNKEKKNDKYSSKDKKKNDDHNKSASKNSYDAKSNSANSSY, encoded by the coding sequence ATGTTTTCTTTtggtatattaaaaaaatcgaaTAAAGAGGAGGAGGAAAATCaggataaaaatgatgaagaaaGTAAAGAcatagaaaatgataacAATGGGGAAGGATCATCTAATGAACAAGTAAAACAAGAAAATGATACTAAAGCGGGAAATAAGAGAACTAGAAAGCCGGCTAGACGAGGTAGAAAAAGTGCTAAAGAGGaagagaaaaaagaaaatgaagagCCCCAAGAAGAGAAAACTGAAATCGAAGAGAAAAAAGAAGTCgaggaaaaaaaaggaaggCGAGGAAGAAGAGAACCTGCAGCGAAAAGAGGAAGAAAAGGACAGGCAGCTGATAATGAAGAAGCAAAGAAAGACagtgatataaaaaaagaagggAAAACGGAAAATGATAAGTCAGAAAACGACTTAAcaaaagaaattaaaatgGCTGAAGAGTTAAAAGATAAAGATGCCAAAGCTAGTGCATTAACACTTGAAATATTAGGGGATATCCCAAATGCCGATTTAAAACCTccagaaaatatattgtttgtTTGTAAATTAAATCCTATAACTGAAGAAgatgatttaaaaacaatatttttaagatTTGGTCCTATAATTTCATGTAATATTGTAAAGGATAAAGTAACAAATAATTCACTTCAATATGCATTTATcgaatttgaaaaaaaagaagattGTTTAAATGCTTACTTTGAAATGGATAATGTTGTTATAGATGACAGACGCATACATGTTGATTTTTGTCAATctttatcaaaatataaatcagATATGTCTAAATGGAAAATTGACAATACAGATTTATTTGATCGTATTAAACATGCAAATTTTAGTGAtccaaatataaaaagaaataaaaacaacGAAGATGATAGTGTAAGAgtatttaaatatgaaagtgataataacaaatcaaataaagatgaaaaagatagaaaagaaaatgatgacGATAAGCGCAATAGAAGCATTAGTAAAtatgattataataaaaaaaaaaatagtggCTATTCAagatatgataaatatcATAGTGGTCCATACCCATATAGAAGAAATTCCTTTAAACatagatataataataactatAAAATGGGAAGTGGCGGACCTGGTAaaaactattattatagaaaaaattttaataattatcatGATCGAAATgattattatcataataaatattccgGAAGAAACGATAGTATAaccaataaaaaatatcatgGGTATAAAAATGACCATGAAAATGATGGCGATACGAAATAtgataaacataaaaaagaagatcGAAGCCGTTCTTATGATTCTCAacataaagataaaaaagaacATTCACACGAGCGTGATGATCCAAATGATGAATATTCTAAGCAAGACAAAAAAGGAAAGGAAAAAGATGATGGCCCCAATGATTCAGGAAGTGCAGCGGGTgaccaaaaaaaatattatgatgataaaaataaagatcaCGATGATTATAAtcaaaaatcaaataaatttaaaaataatagaaataGTGAAAGAGATAATTCCGAATATGGTAAccgaaaaaattataatgacTATAAAAAACCGAATGAcgataaatattattatgataaaaaaagaaaatacaaTGATGATTATTATAGGAATAATGACAATTATAGAAGGGATTATTACAAGGATAAAAATCCATACGAcaaaagacaaaaaatgtatgatggaaataaatatggtgATAGATacgacaaaaaaaattatgataataaatatcGTAACGATGATTACAAGAATAGAGACAATGGATACGACAAATATAGGGATGACAGATACAGAGATGACAGATACAGAGATGATAGATACAGAGATGACAGATATAGGGATGATAAATATAGGGATAATAGATATAAAGAtgacaaatataaaaccgataaatataaaaacaatgataaatataacgataaatatgataactataaagataaaaaatactatgatgaaaaaaattcgaAATCTTATTATGACAATAAAGatacaaaaacaaaatataaagactCAAACAAAAGTAAAGGAAAATTTAATTCCGCTGATAGTCCCCGTAGTTCCAATGATAGATATGGATCAAAAAacaaggaaaaaaaaaacgataaatattcttcaaaagataaaaaaaaaaatgatgatcaTAACAAATCAGCATCAAAAAATTCGTATGATGCCAAATCAAACTCAGCCAATTCATCTTATTAA